aatttctttatatattcttctgtccactttgctgctgtaatgcccaaatttccccattgtgggacaaataaaggtctatcttatcttatcttatcttaaccaGTGATGCATTATAGCCTGCATTAGCTTGAATTCATCAACCCTTCAACTTTGGTACAGACATTCCCcccataatttaaaaaaagagtagaaaacGCTTGTAGGATGCTTCCTTTATTAGTCATATAGATTATGTGCCAACCTGCTGCAGAATGTGTTCAAAGCAAACTGCCACCAACAagctttcatttttgttttagagAGGTCAGATAGGGACAAATTGTTTGCCGTGTCACTGGCCTGGTGGGCTTTGCTGAGCTCTCAATGCAAACTCAGCTCTTCCTTTGTGATCACCATGATATGGAACAAAATACCAGGTGTTCTGTTGGAGAATGTGGGGAGTTTAATGAACAGAGGCTTATTTTTAACCAACGgcagtcttgtgtgtgtgtgtgtgtgtgtgtgtgtgtgtgtgtgtgtgtgtgtgtgtgtgtgtgtgtgtgtgtgtgtgtgtgtgtgtgtgtgtgtgtgtgtgtgtgtgtgtgtgtgtgtgtgtgtgtgtgtgtgtgtgtgtgtgtgtgtgtgtgtgtgtgtgtgtgagagtgtgcgcGCGAGCGCTTTAAGAAGCTTATATATCTGACAAGCTCAGCGCTAAGGAGGAGCGGGGCGACAGGAATGCACCTGCACCTATGTTTTTGTCTCGGTTTCCCCTTACAGTGATTGACACCAAACTGGACAAACACATTCACGCCAACCTGAAATCAGAAAGAATGCACTGAATGAATGGGTTTCTAGTACGGGGGGGGGACTTTGCCATTGTGTGGTAATATACTCAGTTACCACAGTGGAGGTGATTTGTTGTTCACTGTTGATAATACACTTTGAAGCCAGTACAGATGTTCTCCTCCTTTTCACTGAACTTTTAAGAGAAATACGTTGGATTTGTTTCAGCCAATTGAAAAGAATCGCAGTGCTTCGTTTAGGGAGTTTGagaatttttcaaattttttctgtttatttccttCGTTAAATGTGTTAGAATCTACTCACACATTAACATGACTGTTCTATCTGAAATctttacagtttctttttgatcAGTATATTGACACAGCACCTTGCAGATCAGTGCAAATTATTTCCCTTCctatttcagttgttttcattagTCGACTACGTGTGTTGCACGCAAATGCTGTCCCCACTTCAGCTCTTACATTCTCTGTAGATTTACATAACACTAATGTCACACTTTATCTTCCCAACAGGCCGCTTGCTGCAGTGTGGTTGGGGAGAGGCTCCAGTTCTCTCTCAGGGCAACATTGTCAGCCATGTCTACAGCAGATCCTTCGATATACACAGTCTGTATAGCTCCACTGGAGCTGAAGGTAATTGCTCTATAGATGGTGTCTTGTCGAAGTCGTGAAtttcaagaaagaaaacaatactCATCTGTTCTTTTGTGGAATATCACTTTAACACTGAGGCGCCCGAAGAACCGACTTACTCTCTTTGGCAGTTATTATGGTGTAATTCAATGGGAGATCTTATTAAATGTGATGTGCCGCTGGCCAGCATTGGCTCTTTGCTGGCAGCAGCATTAGATCAAATGGTTGGGGTATCTTTCTGTGCTTGGCAAATGTCCCAAAGACCTCATTAAGATCAGAGGCAGGCCATTTTCCAGTAAGGCCCACTTTGTCTACATTCACATGTGTCAGGGACCTTTTTCTAGATGGATGATGTGCTGAAATGATGTCACAAGTTAGTAATGACTTAGTCATTACTCTTACCTAGAAATTGTAaccatttatttgatttatcgTGCTTAAATCTGACGGCCCTTAATACTTGGGTAAAATACTTAAGTGTTGGCCCTCAGTCTTCCAAAGGTGACGCACTGGGACATTTAGTGTATATAGAGCCATAGGTTGTGGTTGGCTTTTATCCTCTTCTGAGGTTTAGTGTTAAATGTATGGATACAAGCAGCTATACCAGCTAACCCAATTGTATTAAGGCTATTTTTATACCAATAAGGTGCTTGTCAGAAGTCTTGAGCTCATTGTGCCATAAATACAACCAGAGTGAGAGGCTACAAAGCAGGATTAGAGTTGGggcatttttgttttggttgtggaTCAGTTGTTGTTGCAGGAACATAAAGGAGGCCCCTTGTCCCCTTTTGCATTGTTTCAGATTTAGTCTGGAAAAGTCATAAAGCCTTTTCAAATGTCTCCTTCCATCCACTGGAACATTTGTTGGCTTTTTGACAGAGGTCCAAGCTAGAATGCTCCTGGCTTTTCATGTTATGAGTGCAGTGACATGTGCGACAGAAGCCCCGCACATTTACACTATACAGTGTACTTTATCCTTTTACACACTTCTGCAACACATGGCCTGTTGCATGTGACGAGGGACACGTGACGTGTGGTGCTAATGCAAATGCTACATTTACACATCTGCATGATTACACAACAGGTAGTCATACAACAGATGATCTCTAAAGCAGAAGCAGTCCATACATCAAATGAAAGCAATAACCTTCAGAAACCATTTCAGTTCTTCAATTCATGTGGAAAgagggttattattattattattattattattattattattattattattattatataaaccAATTGAGGTCTTATTAATGCAGGCTCTGTAAGGCAGCTGTTTTGTCTTACACTGGAATCCAGGCATGCTGGGACAGGATGGCCCAGTCTGTTTTCCTATCTTCctctttcatgtttcatgttcataaCCTCTGAGAAaccttctctgtgtttgtccgATTGATTACATGTTTGTTGGAGACTCTTTTGTCACAAACGCAGCAGTGttattttcaaggttttattACACAGAACATTATTTCTGAGACAGAatacaatgtcacaaaaaagaaaaatgaaatgattttaacGGTAAACAAGATCATACAACGTCCCACTGAATCCAACAGTAACATAGTCATCTAGGTGAAACATCATTccttacaattttttaaaatatcagtcTGTATATAATGTCAAACAGGCGGCTGCAGTTTTGAGTTAGTGTAATGTTTTTCGCTGCCTGACATCAGTCAACAAATTAACTATTACGAAGCCTTTGGAAGGAATTATTTCTAATGCTGTGTGAACTGGTGCAGTGGTGACAGTTTAATGCTTGTTTGGTATTTGGGAATTGAGACATCAAACAACATAGCCACAACAACAGACTGTGAATTATATTCAATTGAGGAACCAAAAGCCCACTGGAACACATGAAAGCAGTTACAGCCAAAGTTTGCCTTTAGTTACTGTAACTCCacctcttttttcttatttaaaacaTTCTGAAATCcatcatatttgttttaatgccTAATATGTGGAgaatcctttttattttacatttatttaaatactcCCATAGATTCAATGTATGTGAAATTgatgttctcctctgtgttcgTCAGCTTGATCTGCAGATGCAAGAAGCTAAAGACGAGGTCAAGGTGAGCTGGGGACTGTCTCACCTGGAGACAGTGGAGCTGCAAGTGACACCCACTTTCACCCAGGTAATTTTAGGGCAGCATATAATCAGATGAACCTACTGTCTGATACACCAAAACAGATACTATGTAACCTGATTTTATATCACTTAAAGAAATGGAAACTGATTATTGACTTTAAAAACGTATAATAAACATGAGAATGTGGGTCTGTGATAATCTGTGAGAATCTGTCCTCATGGGAATTTATTTCTGTTATTGTGTATATGAGGAGTCTAGAGAAAAGAGTCAGTAGTTTAATGATCAAATGTCATTGTGTTGTATCGAAAGCTTCGAGTCGAGCGATAGTCCAAATCATCTCACCCAGCTGCCCTACTGGTGAAGGAATTGCTAATCGACTGAAAGTGAGGTGGATATTGTGGGGGTTTTCTGTTAACACAatagatatacattttttaaatatatgtggGATTTCTCTCTGTCAGGACAACCCCAACACCTCCAGTGTAGCAGCCataaagcagcagctgatgcaGCTGTTATGTGCGACGCGCCCCTCTGTGTTGCTGAGCTGCAGGCCTGCTCAGGCCTCGGAGATCAAGGTGAGTGGAAGAGTCATGCCTGTTACCTGACGTCTTAACAGGAATGCcgtgtgtatgcgtgcatgtgttATTCCAGGTCATTGTTTGCTGTAAGTTGACAAACCATAATCCAGTTCTTGGAGTAACCAACTCATGTGGTTTAAAGGTTTAAAACGACCAAGCAGACCAGAGTCTTgggaacaacaaaaacagacatttatctTGATTGGCAAATGTCTATATCTGCCTGCTCACTGATATCAGCaatgtcagactttttttttattcaagaacttgatttttttttcctcttttgagaTTTAGTGTATACATCTAATGCAATCATCCACGttcattatgaaaatcaatgcaAATCATGGACAAGCTCAATCTGTCAAGAGGGTTATTTTCCATCCTCTTGTGCAAACTATTgtattaatgtctttttttccacagtgaatCCTATGAATATACTCCACATTAAAGTGCTTGCGATGTTGtggttttattctctttttaaaaattattatttctgatAATCAGTCCATCAAACTTCTCAGTTTCTCCAATAGTTGGATTGCAGAGAAGCCATGTATGAGATCAGTGTAGATCTGAAGGAAAAAGGCGAGTGGAGAGGTTGTGACACCATGAGCCCAGCAGCTATATGAAAGCGTGAGATGTAGAACCTTGTAAGGTAAACAGACGGTTATTGACCCAAACTCAAATATTCATTTAGCTAAGGGCGTGTtcacaaaagctttttttccccaactgcGTCAccttttttacacaaacacctGCTGGAACAGACTGcatggtggagaaaaaaagagactgctCTAAAAAGGCAGCGCAGCATCTAACTCTTCTTAAAAGGATCTGGACAGTGTTCACACACAGTGGTGCAATGAAAGTGAATATCAGAAACGACTTTCAAACTGACATTAATGGCACAATTTGTAATACGTTGGATCACGCACATTAACATTCTAGAGTAATGCAGAAGTAGTATGCAGCAGTCAGACGACTGAATACTAATCTTTATAAGCTTTGTGTAGCTTCTGAAATGAATAATCAATTTTCAAACGACTGAAAAGGTTTTTCTGATTTACTTCATCACCTTTGGACCTTTGATTGACCCCATGATGTTTGTAGTAGCACTGACACACCTACAGGAATACCATTGAAATAATTTGCTAGCAATGCTGCGGGTGCAGTCAGTAGATCAGCATTGTCATTCTTTCACTTATTCACTTACTATGGTTTCTTCAATAGGAAGCCCAGGACCAAGTGGTATcaccccccaaacccccccgtGCCCACGACTGGAAGCTGCTGGTGAAAAACATCCGGGTGACACTCAATCAGGAGGAAGATGCTGCAGGTCGGATGTTTGTCTCCTTCGTCATTTAGAATTAGTTGTGATGAAGCAGCCATAGCTGTCTATTGTGTCTTGAGCTCACTCTGCCAGCTTTCACAAATCAGCTTCATTTGTATCCTTCAGCTTTATTGACTAGTGCCAACAACATCAACCGTATCCAGTAAGGTCAGTATTAACTGACTGAAAAAGAATGGCTTCTTCAAAAAAGATAAGGATGATAATAATGAGCTGCATGGGTTGATATTTAACCTCCCATTGATTCTCCATTAATAagcatatttccaaaaatgttgagTTGTACCTTTAATTACATCAGGATGTAATGAAAGTTTTACAGAAGTTAACAAAAGGAGCTGCATTTGTTAAAATGgctgtaatattattataatccTCAGAAGATCAGATCAGTTTAGTAACTCATAGTAGATAATTTTCCTCCAACATTTAGTGCCGTATTTCAAGACTTTGTTTCACTTTAGTAACATAGTCTCTGTTGAAGCTACTCAACATTGaatttatcatatttttatcTTGTCTGGCTTTTGCTTATTTTACCAACACAGTCTGTTTGTCGTGTCCAGCGGCTCTTCAGATAACTGGAACTCTGTGTTGCCGATGCCTGTCAGACGTTGTTATCTACTGGTCAAAGCACCACCGTGTTGTcagacatgacacatgacaatATGTTCTGACCTAATAAGAGGCATTTAAAACAACTGTCTAGTGATGAAGTCTGGACCATAACGTCAACGACAGCAACTTTGTTTTGGTGGTTGCTGTGGTGTGTCACTCTAATTGTTACAGTGGTTGTCGGGTCGTCTTCTGAAGTAttctgcagcagaaacatgATACCGCATTTGACACTTAACTCTATTTTCCTGCCTCTGAGTGAAGAACAGTTGTGCTTAACTTCACTTgtgacacttcctgtctctaACGTTCAAAATCTTGCCGTGTTTGTGGCTTATAAAGTTCACCTTTAGACATGCTTCATCCGACTTTGCTCACCCTTTTGTGCCGAGGAAGAGCTCTCAAGCGGTACTTTGTGAGTTTCCTCTAACGTATGCATTATTAATCATATATACAGTGTTGGCTGAAGGCTGAATTCCCCTCTGTCCATTAAAGATAAGCAGTGGAAGTGACCACAGCAAAATTGAAtcatgcagcagcagattttatttcatcaacTGTCAACAGATGTTGGAATGAATGTACAGTTAGCCCTTGGaccacaaatgtttgtttttttctgtgatgaaAACGgagatgtttttgtctgtgtttgtaggCAGCATGAATCCTCTGTGTGTACTGCAGTTAGATGATCCTCCGCAGAAGTTTAACACGTCTGTTTTGAAGAACACCACCAATCTTTCCTGGGACCAGCCGTTTATTTTGTAAGTTTGACCGTAGAGCCCCGCAACCACCGCTGTCTGTGAGATGGTGTTTGTTTCTCTTATTTATCCGCAGTCAATGCACGTGTTGTAAAGATTAAATTTCTCCTTCTCACCAGTGAATTGAATGGACGATCGAAAAAGCTCAATATTCACTTGATGAATGATGGACAACCTCAAGAGAGTAAGGACAAGCCCAGAAAATGACTGGCTTCCTTTTGATTACaaagttgttttgttcatgAACTCTGAGTGTCACGTGCTTTGGCACCGCAACATTAAAAaggtgtgttttctctttgtcagaTTCCTTACTAGGTCAGGTGTCAGTGCCTTTTGATCTTGTAAAGAAACACCCCAAAGGACAGCAAACATTTGCACTCATGACCAAAGACACGTCGACTGGATCACTTACTACTGAGGTAAGTCCACCATCCCAGTTGATGTCTGTGTATTATCACACTCTTCTCTTATAATATCAAGAGTTGAATTCTGCTTATGTATCAGATTTTTTCACTGACACAATGTTACAATATTAACCTTGGACAATGGGAATCCTCAGTTTACCTACCTGGAGCCCAGCGAGGTGCGGTCCTGGCATCCGCCGACCCCAGCTTCCAATAAGAGGGTGGAGATGGACCGCACGGTCATGCCTTGTGGCACGGTGGTCACCACCATCACCGCAGTGAAGAGCAAGCCAAGTCGACCACTCCCACTTGGTCTCAACCTAGGTAAAGCACCTCAGTGCTGTGACACTGCAAAACCCTTACGAGGGTGGCAGAGCTTCACTCAGAGAAGACAGTTTCCCCGTTATTATGTGGAGAATCCTTTTATAGAAGcgccttttatttatttttctcttgtagTACTGCTGATGTAAGAACCGTTTCAGTAGTCGAAAATCTAAATGTTTAGTGCAATGGGATTCTGTTTTCAGATTTCAATGGATGTGGAGTTCCTCTAACAAAACAATGGTATAGGCTGCAATTTCATTGCTTAACAGCAACATTTGATTCGCAGTAAATATCTTCACTTCAGTATTGAAATAATGTGATGATTAACTTACTTTATACCATTTGTATGCAAAGCCCTGGAAATCGCATCACCATTACCAAACAAGATTTTGCAAATTCTACaataatcacaaaaacacatttgaaagatCCTGCAATGGCCGAGGCCAGTTTTAACCAATGGCTCTCTGGATGTAAATAGACTGAGAAATTGTCTATTATGGtaaatttacagtatttatatattgcgcttttctagtcttatcaaccatgcaaagtgcttttacagtacaagtcacattcatccataCATTCATTCTATTTACCGCGCTTTTACTCCTCCTGAGCTACAGCCGCACATTATgtggattgccatgaaacttTGTTCCGACAGTCTtgctcctcagaggatgaatcataCAGACTTTTTTTGTAGCGCCAGCAGTAAGTTAAGATAGATAAAGTTTGCAGGAGATTATTTCTTCTCTAAACATGAATAACTTTAACTCTAACCGTCAAACgctataaaatataattttaccaGTACCTTGATTTGTGACCATTAATATCTGTTGCTAATATTACCAACAGTCTGGGCTGCGTCTTGTTTGATGCTGATAAGCAAATGTTAAACATTGCAAACACTCTATTGTCGTGTTTACATTGTCACTGTGTGCATGTTAGCTCAAAGCACAGCCAGGCCTcagtacagcctcacagagcggCGTGCATGAATCTTAATATGACGTCAACTGGAGCTGTGACTAACACCCTGCAACGGAAACAAAGCAAACCATTTATGACGGGGTTCTGTATGATGTATGAAAACTTGATTACATTCTTTAAACAGTTCAAATACACTGTTTCATCCCTCAATAAGTAAAAAATTCTAATTTGACAAATAACAGCTTGTACAAATAGGTGCAGGTGGTTAAAGGAGCTACGTGTCATTGATCCGCTGAACCTTATGAATACTAAATTACAGCTATATAATAGtaagtttgttttaaatgtgataaCAGACGTTGAAACTGTCTTAAACAGCAGAAGGGACATTATAGATGTAAGTCATTTGACATAAGCAGCAcaggtaaaaaataataataattatgttgGTTGAATATCATTTAGCTGCACAGGTTTCAGGTTTCTTTCAGTTATTGTTCATGCTGACTCAATGTTGCTTAGTAATGGCTATTGTGAAAACTGAATTGATATAATTGATGTTATTACTGAGAGCTTCACCTTTCCTAGTCTTACAAGTCAACTgtaaggggaaaaaagctcTCAGTTATTAGTGGTCCATAGCTGAAattacacaatttttttccaactctgCAATGCTTATAATCAAATGTTTACAATTACTAATTTATATATACTCATACTTTATATCATATCATGAAGCAATTGATTAATATAACATTGTGCTCCCTCAGATCCTACCCAGAAAGCTGTGATCAAGCCCAAGCTGTCTGAGCGGCGTGTCTCCGAGCAGGCGTCTATGTTGGGGGCCACAGTCAGCAAGGCCTTGTCCTCCTCTGACACCGAGCTGCTCATGCTTAACGGCACGGACCCGGTGGCCGAGGCCGCCATCAGACAACTCCACCAGTCTGCCAAGCAGAAGCTCAAGTCCCCGGTGAAGAAGAGTACCATTATCATCTCTGGCATCACCAAAGTAAGGATGAGCTACTGTCCCAAATCTCAGCAACTCTTCTCTGGTGCATTATACCATTTCACTTTTATTGTTCCACTTGCTGTTTGCTGTTCTACTacagcaatacacgttttgtacaAGTCAGCGAATATATAAAAAGTGTCACACCCGAGGTCACGGGTCGCGGGccagtcagagcagtaaaatcacaacaacaacaccaaagaGGGAAACAAGCCTGCTCCAAaatcgtttactgcccctttaacttatTTAATATACAGGGTTTGAAATACATGGGAATTGCATAGAAGCCGAGGAGTGGCACTTTCTACCAACATTTGTTGAGCTGTTCATCTGTGGTTGAttatgtgagaggaaagaagaggatcttaaattaaacaaaatgaggCTTGTCAGGAGTTGCtaatttgttgttttaagtGCATTTCATGTGCCCACGATTAAAAGTGGGCCTTCCAGTGAAAAAACTGCCAGAAAGATATCCTCAGAGCTGCCAATGCAAAATAGCTGGTCATTTATGATGACGGAGGAAGCATTTGCATGATGAAACGCAAACGTTAAACCAAAGGAAACATCCCTTTACTcgaaaatgatttttaaaaatgttaatatgcTTCCAGACAGCCATGTCTCAGGACGACGAGCTAGCTTTGATGGCGGGCTACGCTGCAGCGATGGACGCCTCGATGTCAGAGAGCAGCTCCACTCAGGATGTGACCATAGCGATTGCATCGGGGACCAGTAGCCCTCCCGAGGTGTCGGAGCCCCAGGAAGGCCCCAGTGGAATGGGCCGGCCCCCAGAAGACTGGGAGAGCCAGACAGGAGAGGAACTAGACCATACCTCGctatccatgtgtgtgtctgaggcgAACTGCAAGAAGAGCAGAGGTGAGACCAGCCCACTCACTAACTACTGTCAGCCATGTGACTGTGGATGGACATGGACTATTTCATACAGTAAATCCTACTTAAAATCCTCTGAAAACATATTGCCCTAATGGGAGTACTCAAtctgttgctcctctgtgatgcAGTCTGcttttgtgttcttttctctctttccatcctACTTTGACAACCTTTCCTTTCTGAACTTGCTCCACTGTCATCTTAGAGGAAAGCAGTGCTCAGCACACATTGTGTGCGGATGAGTAAGTTACTTCATGAGTTACTTGCGGTATCCTTAGTACTTTAGTTATGTGTAGTTCCTGCTAGCAGTAGAGtagaaaacattgtttttaagcTTTGGTAGTTAAgagttcagtgtgtaggatctGTTGGCACTCGCCTACAGCCTTTTTTCAAAGCATGTAGGAAAATCTACGGTGGCCTTCAGGTGACGTAAAAACGTGAAAGGCTACTGCAGAAATGTGGCAAAGGACCTGCTCCAGATGTAGATATGAAGGGATCTTTCTATggtaatgaaaacatcattatgaCCATTATATTCAATTGGTGCCcttaaatcctacacactgtaTCTTTTGATGTAACATTTGTTTGATAATATGGAATATTAGATTTTgattctttgttttaattttggatATTTTTAAATACTAATTTGCAAAACGTTGTGTCCTTTTAGGACTTAGGATGTAGGAGGGGGGGCAACATTACTGGAATTACAGATAGCAAGTACATGGTAaaaggactgtatttatatagcgtttttctagtcttatcgaccactcgaatcgtttacagtacaagtccaattcaccaattcacacacacattcatacaacgctgctgtttactgcactttttctgtcacattcataaacaGCCGGGAGAGCTGTCAGAGGCCATATA
The sequence above is a segment of the Scophthalmus maximus strain ysfricsl-2021 chromosome 2, ASM2237912v1, whole genome shotgun sequence genome. Coding sequences within it:
- the LOC118300107 gene encoding C2 domain-containing protein 2 isoform X1 → MSDLQSARPRSGSEDPQWLCMVTLFVASLVTLVVYFVQYFRQRGEGNKQRTAEGDAAEQEAAALLSWALSLRSWRSRWRRAWCRALNDESRKRGGALLLTFEEDDLEAAELTVSRVSSFQKSSRSKAACCSVVGERLQFSLRATLSAMSTADPSIYTVCIAPLELKLDLQMQEAKDEVKVSWGLSHLETVELQVTPTFTQDNPNTSSVAAIKQQLMQLLCATRPSVLLSCRPAQASEIKEAQDQVVSPPKPPRAHDWKLLVKNIRVTLNQEEDAAGSMNPLCVLQLDDPPQKFNTSVLKNTTNLSWDQPFIFELNGRSKKLNIHLMNDGQPQENSLLGQVSVPFDLVKKHPKGQQTFALMTKDTSTGSLTTEFTYLEPSEVRSWHPPTPASNKRVEMDRTVMPCGTVVTTITAVKSKPSRPLPLGLNLDPTQKAVIKPKLSERRVSEQASMLGATVSKALSSSDTELLMLNGTDPVAEAAIRQLHQSAKQKLKSPVKKSTIIISGITKTAMSQDDELALMAGYAAAMDASMSESSSTQDVTIAIASGTSSPPEVSEPQEGPSGMGRPPEDWESQTGEELDHTSLSMCVSEANCKKSRGSFLQKSAKLFFRRRHQRKDPGMSQSHNDLVYLESPAAVERASRTATLSRMLSRKSKNKSKANGSTSAGEPHA
- the LOC118300107 gene encoding C2 domain-containing protein 2 isoform X2, translating into MSDLQSARPRSGSEDPQWLCMVTLFVASLVTLVVYFVQYFRQRGEGNKQRTAEGDAAEQEAAALLSWALSLRSWRSRWRRAWCRALNDESRKRGGALLLTFEEDDLEAAELTVSRVSSFQKSSRSKAACCSVVGERLQFSLRATLSAMSTADPSIYTVCIAPLELKLDLQMQEAKDEVKVSWGLSHLETVELQVTPTFTQDNPNTSSVAAIKQQLMQLLCATRPSVLLSCRPAQASEIKEAQDQVVSPPKPPRAHDWKLLVKNIRVTLNQEEDAAGSMNPLCVLQLDDPPQKFNTSVLKNTTNLSWDQPFIFELNGRSKKLNIHLMNDGQPQENSLLGQVSVPFDLVKKHPKGQQTFALMTKDTSTGSLTTEFTYLEPSEVRSWHPPTPASNKRVEMDRTVMPCGTVVTTITAVKSKPSRPLPLGLNLDPTQKAVIKPKLSERRVSEQASMLGATVSKALSSSDTELLMLNGTDPVAEAAIRQLHQSAKQKLKSPVKKSTIIISGITKTAMSQDDELALMAGYAAAMDASMSESSSTQDVTIAIASGTSSPPEVSEPQEGPSGMGRPPEDWESQTGEELDHTSLSMCVSEANCKKSREESSAQHTLCADE